A genomic segment from Phragmites australis chromosome 6, lpPhrAust1.1, whole genome shotgun sequence encodes:
- the LOC133923211 gene encoding ATP-dependent RNA helicase DRS1-like produces the protein MVSERNEGHISSQAVESKSREKKAVLQKELSTTLSDKKKCFACNETSHILVQCRIKGKIVSVAQLFGHATRFPFYMIQPSEQAVAKEKFYHHCLLITSNISNLDLGKVKDELQKIWKLPNDWELRRECRESFLASFSSEDDLISCLKHPKMEASLEDKEVKFTVTRWKEGDEESIDLIRKWFLVCGVPRIHRNWKELYQVVSAFGVLIEVDEESLEVGDKEPIRLKMALRNLDGVPFSYHFVFGWSSRMVTFTIEDKVKSIEHQMNELDEWNGKDHFDGFNNNSEDKRNIAIGMPPRSCHNTRIVALKGNHVLDLEGCSHKVHEKELNTAQAGILLEEPKLIEELRFDREVKENKINAPAASTINSKKTTEESTKAEGAQLIGGSSTSMVGEEHFRAIPKPPVIHVFKRRAKKQQGSIEQKVNEGMGPENSSYSTRNGSLTGCNMLDFQSCSEKEHEKELNMTEKALVGESPKSVEEFGAYKENKDNSGAPDAATINSKKQTTEDTSKTETAQLISGSSTCMIKGIHRKVDTASEDVGMDGMGPKGVEFHEKHYASKMDARLAQSSKEFSTHNHICESFSEMGLQENLLKGIYAYGLEKPSAVHQRGIVPLCKGLDVIQQALSGTTVTLCCGVLQRLDYGSAECQALVLVPTRDLTLDTKKVIEAIGQYLGVKAHACSGGTSLREDQQILSSRVQVVVGTPGRILDLLCSGSLRPGHIKMFILDEADDLLTRVFKDQIYNIVKLLPTKLQVGVFSASISTEALEASRRFMDKPVTITVPRDEELKFISMKQFHVKLEKEELKLEKLCDLFDTMVLTQSIIFVNTRRKVKSLMDKIRGKDYTVSASHGGMDQPARDTAIQEFRSGSSRILITTNLHGTDMVQAPIVINYDLPTQPVHYLRHLQQNRQSGTKGVLITFVTRADKRILFDIQRFCNSQIDELPSNFADLL, from the exons ATGGTTTCGGAAAGGAATGAAGGACATATTTCATCACAAGCTGTGGAAAGTAAGAGCCGTGAAAAGAAGGCTGTGCTGCAAAAAGAACTATCAACTACTTTATCAGATAAAAAGAAATGTTTTGCTTGTAATGAGACATCGCACATTTTGGTTCAATGCAGGATCAAAGGAAAAATTGTTTCTGTGGCACAACTATTTGGCCATGCTACAAGATTTCCATTCTACATGATTCAACCTTCAGAGCAGGCAGTTGCAAAAGAGAAATTTTACCATCACTGCCTGCTGATCACATCTAATATCAGTAACTTGGACCTGGGTAAAGTGAAAGATGAACTACAGAAGATTTGGAAGCTGCCTAATGACTGGGAATTAAGAAGAGAATGCAGAGAGAGTTTTTTAGCATCCTTCAGCTCGGAGGATGACCTAATAAGTTGTTTAAAGCATCCCAAAATGGAAGCATCTCTGGAGGATAAGGAGGTAAAATTCACTGTGACAAGGTGGAAGGAAGGCGATGAGGAAAGCATTGACTTGATTAGAAAGTGGTTTTTAGTGTGTGGGGTCCCAAGAATACACAGAAACTGGAAGGAGTTATATCAAGTTGTTTCTGCGTTTGGAGTGTtgattgaggtggatgaggagaGTTTGGAAGTAGGGGATAAGGAGCCTATTAGGCTGAAGATGGCATTAAGAAATCTTGATGGCGTTCCTTTCTCTTATCACTTTGTGTTTGGATGGTCTTCTAGAATGGTTACATTCACAATAGAAGACAAAGTAAAAAGTATAGAACACCAAATGAATGAGTTAGATGAATGGAATGGTAAAGATCATTTTGATGGCTTCAATAACAATTCTGAAGACAAAAGGAACATAGCTATTGGGATGCCTCCAAGAAGCTGCCATAATACAAGGATTGTAGCTTTAAAAGGCAACCATGTGTTAGACTTGGAAGGTTGTTCACACAAGGTGCATGAAAAGGAACTGAATACAGCACAAGCAGGTATATTGCTGGAAGAGCCGAAGTTAATTGAGGAGTTAAGATTTGACAGAGAggtcaaagaaaacaaaataaatgctCCAGCAGCCTCTACAATCAACTCCAAGAAAACAACTGAAGAAAGTACAAAAGCTGAAGGGGCACAACTTATAGGTGGTAGTTCAACAAGCATGGTTGGAGAAGAGCACTTCAGAG CTATACCAAAGCCTCCTGTCATACATGTGTTTAAAAGAAGAGCTAAGAAACAGCAAGGATCAATTGAGCAGAAAGTTAATGAAGGAATGGGTCCAGAGAACAGCAGTTACTCCACAAGGAATGGATCTTTGACAGGGTGCAATATGTTGGATTTCCAAAGTTGTTCAGAAAAGGAACATGAAAAGGAACTGAATATGACAGAAAAAGCTCTAGTGGGGGAAAGTCCAAAGTCAGTTGAAGAGTTTGGAGCATATAAGGAGAACAAAGACAACAGTGGGGCTCCAGATGCTGCTACAATCAACTCTAAGAAGCAAACAACAGAAGACACTTCAAAAACTGAAACAGCACAGTTGATCAGTGGAAGTTCAACATGCATGATTAAAGGGATACACAGAAAAG TTGACACTGCTTCTGAAGATGTTGGCATGGATGGAATGGGACCCAAAGGAGTAGAATTCCATGAAAAGCATTATGCCTCTAAAATGGATGCACG GCTTGCTCAAAGTTCCAAGGAATTCAGCACACACAATCATATCTGTGAGAGTTTCAGTGAGATGGGTCTTCAAGAAAACCTACTGAAGGGGATATATGCATATG GTCTGGAGAAGCCTTCTGCAGTCCATCAAAGAGGAATTGTTCCTTTATGTAAGGGTTTGGATGTTATCCAGCAGGCTTTGTCAGGAACAACTGTGACACTTTGCTGTGGAGTTCTGCAGCGACTTGACTATGGATCTGCAGAATGCCAGGCTTTGGTTCTTGTACCAACGCGTGACTTGACGCTGGATACCAAGAAAGTTATTGAAGCAATTGGTCAATATCTTGGTGTTAAAGCCCATGCTTGTTCTGGAGGAACTAGTCTACGTGAGGACCAACAAATTTTATCAAGCAGAGTTCAGGTCGTCGTAGGCACTCCTGGTCGCATTCTTGACTTACTGTGCAGCGGATCACTCCGTCCAGGCCACATTAAAATGTTTATTTTGGATGAAGCAGACGACCTACTCACAAGAGTTTTCAAGGACCAG ATCTATAATATCGTCAAGCTTCTCCCAACCAAACTTCAGGTTGGAGTCTTCTCTGCCTCCATTTCCACTGAAGCTCTCGAGGCTAGCCGCAGGTTCATGGATAAGCCTGTGACAATTACTGTGCCAAGAGACGAAGAACTTAAGTTCATCAGTATGAAGCAGTTCCACGTCAAACTTGAGAAGGAAGAACTGAAGCTTGAAAAATTGTGTGATCTTTTTGACACTATGGTGCTCACACAAAGCATCATCTTTGTCAACACACGGCGTAAGGTCAAGTCATTAATGGACAAGATTAGAGGCAAGGATTACACTGTCTCGGCAAGCCATGGCGGCATGGATCAGCCCGCCAGGGACACTGCCATCCAGGAATTTCGGTCTGGGTCATCCCGCATACTCATCACCACCAACCTTCATGGCACTGATATGGTGCAGGCCCCTATTGTCATCAACTATGACCTGCCAACACAACCGGTGCACTACCTTCGTCATCTTCAACAAAACAGGCAGTCTGGGACGAAGGGCGTGCTCATCACTTTTGTAACTCGTGCTGACAAGCGCATCCTCTTTGACATCCAGAGGTTTTGCAACAGCcagatcgatgagctaccctCCAATTTTGCTGACCTCTTGTGA
- the LOC133920648 gene encoding putative transcription factor bHLH041 isoform X1, with the protein MVGTLFALGQESRLRILQQAAARVPGCAYLCAWAPLPAQPASCSSSSSAATSAQLLCCLDAWLCDGGGGGDGGRVRALFDAYRGSLCAAVSGCVPGWAYNDGCAYMELPAQDLTASASLPVQHQFYQEAGIKMAAFMACESGEIEVGMSTAAASASPINLEASLQQVFSEDFFQQSLLEELLHLPPTQPSSPSSLLPSVSVDSPAAEGSTSLLRMMAVTSAATPSPRERQVPVPLPLHPRPPLPVPFGWHGHVHFPSAEADDAAMAQAMLAVISATSSSALPTPSMATPPTGNHREHRSPRCRGTTAFRAYNAALAPRGPRRQPGAPGQRMLKMGISILRRMHMLRFSRERTAGSPMAHRGQEDDAEPPAPTSSQLNHMISERRRRERLNESFEVLRGLLPPGSKKDKATVLAKTLDYMNILVARISDLEATNRSLESRANQRSNGGLKERSYSSEQQVVVLQGLTGTPERVQVHVSGAASSSSSSLVPPEVTVRVAVRAEGDVAELVARVLGVIKETRCFTVVAVDGRRPSDGVAQTTFTLQATAGEFDEESLKEAVTKATEDSATPPSSDDS; encoded by the exons ATGGTGGGCACCCTCTTCGCGCTCGGCCAGGAGTCCCGGCTGCGCATCCTCCAGCAGGCGGCGGCACGCGTCCCCGGCTGTGCCTACCTCTGCGCCTGGGCGCCCCTCCCAGCCCAGCCGGCTTCTTGTTCATCATCATCCTCAGCTGCCACCAG CGCCCAACTGTTGTGCTGCCTGGATGCATGGCtctgcgacggcggcggcggcggtgacggcGGCCGCGTGCGCGCGCTGTTCGACGCGTACCGGGGGTCGCTCTGCGCAGCCGTGAGCGG GTGCGTGCCGGGGTGGGCGTACAACGACGGCTGCGCGTACATGGAGCTGCCGGCGCAGGACCTGACGGCCTCGGCGTCGCTGCCGGTGCAGCATCAGTTCTACCAG GAAGCTGGCATTAAG ATGGCCGCTTTCATGGCATGCGAAAGCGGCGAGATCGAGGTCGGTATGTCGACTGCGGCGGCAAGCGCGTCGCCAATAAACTTGGAGGCGAGCTTACAGCAGGTATTCTCGGAGGACTTCTTCCAGCAGTCGCTGCTTGAGGAGCTGCTCCACCTGCCGCCGACGCAGCCGTCGTCGCCGTCATCCTTGCTGCCGTCCGTTTCCGTGGATAGCCCCGCGGCCGAGGGCTCGACGTCACTCCTCCGCATGATGGCCGTGACGTCGGCCGCCACGCCGTCCCCTAGAGAGCGGCAGGTGCCTGTGCCGCTGCCGCTCCACCCGCGCCCGCCGCTTCCAGTCCCATTCGGCTGGCACGGCCACGTCCACTTCCCAAGCGCCGAGGCCGACGACGCCGCGATGGCGCAGGCGATGCTCGCCGTCATCTCCGCCACGTCGTCATCGGCGCTTCCTACTCCGTCCATGGCAACGCCTCCTACGGGCAACCACCGCGAGCACCGATCGCCGCGGTGCCGGGGGACGACGGCGTTCCGGGCGTACAACGCGGCGCTTGCACCCAGGGGGCCGCGGCGGCAACCGGGCGCGCCCGGGCAGCGGATGCTCAAGATGGGCATCTCGATCCTGAGGAGGATGCACATGCTTAGGTTCAGCCGGGAGCGCACCGCAGGCTCCCCAATGGCGCACCGGGGGCAGGAGGATGATGCGgagccgccggcgccgacgagCAGCCAACTGAACCATATGATATCGGAGCGGAGGCGGCGGGAGAGGCTCAACGAGAGCTTCGAGGTTCTACGGGGGTTGCTTCCTCCGGGATCAAAG AAAGACAAGGCTACTGTCCTTGCCAAGACACTGGACTACATGAACATTCTGGTAGCCCGAATCTCCGATCTTGAGGCGACGAACCGAAGTCTTGAGAGCCGAGCTAACCAGCGCTCCAATGGCGGCTTAAAGGAAAGGTCATACTCCTCGGAGCAACAAGTGGTGGTGCTCCAAGGGTTGACAGGCACGCCGGAGAGGGTGCAAGTCCACGTGAGTGGCGCCgcctcgtcatcgtcgtcgtccttGGTGCCTCCGGAGGTGACCGTGCGGGTGGCGGTGCGGGCGGAGGGCGACGTGGCGGAGCTGGTGGCCCGTGTGCTCGGGGTGATCAAGGAGACGAGGTGTTTCACAGTGGTAGCCGTCGACGGCAGGCGGCCGAGCGATGGCGTTGCTCAGACCACCTTTACACTGCAAGCAACG GCGGGTGAATTCGACGAGGAGTCACTCAAGGAAGCTGTGACGAAGGCTACCGAGGATTCGGCGACACCGCCGTCGTCAGACGATTCGTAG
- the LOC133920648 gene encoding putative transcription factor bHLH041 isoform X2, translated as MVGTLFALGQESRLRILQQAAARVPGCAYLCAWAPLPAQPASCSSSSSAATRCVPGWAYNDGCAYMELPAQDLTASASLPVQHQFYQEAGIKMAAFMACESGEIEVGMSTAAASASPINLEASLQQVFSEDFFQQSLLEELLHLPPTQPSSPSSLLPSVSVDSPAAEGSTSLLRMMAVTSAATPSPRERQVPVPLPLHPRPPLPVPFGWHGHVHFPSAEADDAAMAQAMLAVISATSSSALPTPSMATPPTGNHREHRSPRCRGTTAFRAYNAALAPRGPRRQPGAPGQRMLKMGISILRRMHMLRFSRERTAGSPMAHRGQEDDAEPPAPTSSQLNHMISERRRRERLNESFEVLRGLLPPGSKKDKATVLAKTLDYMNILVARISDLEATNRSLESRANQRSNGGLKERSYSSEQQVVVLQGLTGTPERVQVHVSGAASSSSSSLVPPEVTVRVAVRAEGDVAELVARVLGVIKETRCFTVVAVDGRRPSDGVAQTTFTLQATAGEFDEESLKEAVTKATEDSATPPSSDDS; from the exons ATGGTGGGCACCCTCTTCGCGCTCGGCCAGGAGTCCCGGCTGCGCATCCTCCAGCAGGCGGCGGCACGCGTCCCCGGCTGTGCCTACCTCTGCGCCTGGGCGCCCCTCCCAGCCCAGCCGGCTTCTTGTTCATCATCATCCTCAGCTGCCACCAG GTGCGTGCCGGGGTGGGCGTACAACGACGGCTGCGCGTACATGGAGCTGCCGGCGCAGGACCTGACGGCCTCGGCGTCGCTGCCGGTGCAGCATCAGTTCTACCAG GAAGCTGGCATTAAG ATGGCCGCTTTCATGGCATGCGAAAGCGGCGAGATCGAGGTCGGTATGTCGACTGCGGCGGCAAGCGCGTCGCCAATAAACTTGGAGGCGAGCTTACAGCAGGTATTCTCGGAGGACTTCTTCCAGCAGTCGCTGCTTGAGGAGCTGCTCCACCTGCCGCCGACGCAGCCGTCGTCGCCGTCATCCTTGCTGCCGTCCGTTTCCGTGGATAGCCCCGCGGCCGAGGGCTCGACGTCACTCCTCCGCATGATGGCCGTGACGTCGGCCGCCACGCCGTCCCCTAGAGAGCGGCAGGTGCCTGTGCCGCTGCCGCTCCACCCGCGCCCGCCGCTTCCAGTCCCATTCGGCTGGCACGGCCACGTCCACTTCCCAAGCGCCGAGGCCGACGACGCCGCGATGGCGCAGGCGATGCTCGCCGTCATCTCCGCCACGTCGTCATCGGCGCTTCCTACTCCGTCCATGGCAACGCCTCCTACGGGCAACCACCGCGAGCACCGATCGCCGCGGTGCCGGGGGACGACGGCGTTCCGGGCGTACAACGCGGCGCTTGCACCCAGGGGGCCGCGGCGGCAACCGGGCGCGCCCGGGCAGCGGATGCTCAAGATGGGCATCTCGATCCTGAGGAGGATGCACATGCTTAGGTTCAGCCGGGAGCGCACCGCAGGCTCCCCAATGGCGCACCGGGGGCAGGAGGATGATGCGgagccgccggcgccgacgagCAGCCAACTGAACCATATGATATCGGAGCGGAGGCGGCGGGAGAGGCTCAACGAGAGCTTCGAGGTTCTACGGGGGTTGCTTCCTCCGGGATCAAAG AAAGACAAGGCTACTGTCCTTGCCAAGACACTGGACTACATGAACATTCTGGTAGCCCGAATCTCCGATCTTGAGGCGACGAACCGAAGTCTTGAGAGCCGAGCTAACCAGCGCTCCAATGGCGGCTTAAAGGAAAGGTCATACTCCTCGGAGCAACAAGTGGTGGTGCTCCAAGGGTTGACAGGCACGCCGGAGAGGGTGCAAGTCCACGTGAGTGGCGCCgcctcgtcatcgtcgtcgtccttGGTGCCTCCGGAGGTGACCGTGCGGGTGGCGGTGCGGGCGGAGGGCGACGTGGCGGAGCTGGTGGCCCGTGTGCTCGGGGTGATCAAGGAGACGAGGTGTTTCACAGTGGTAGCCGTCGACGGCAGGCGGCCGAGCGATGGCGTTGCTCAGACCACCTTTACACTGCAAGCAACG GCGGGTGAATTCGACGAGGAGTCACTCAAGGAAGCTGTGACGAAGGCTACCGAGGATTCGGCGACACCGCCGTCGTCAGACGATTCGTAG